One window of the Haloarcula halobia genome contains the following:
- the icd gene encoding isocitrate dehydrogenase (NADP(+)): protein MGYDYDKVDVPEEGQQIEVTEDKTLDVPEKPIIPIIHGDGIGTDVGPAAQKVLEAAAQATGRDIAWMRVYAGSSARDMYGENLPDDTVEAIKEFNVAIKGPLTTPVGAGFRSLNVALRKTLDLYANVRPTYHIDGVPSPVKEPEQMDMITFRENTEDVYAGIEWEAGTEEVEQVKEFVEDEMDFDQTIHDGPVGIGVKPITEFGTKRLVREAIDYAIEEDKDTVTLVHKGNIMKFTEGAFRDWGYEVAEEEYGEDVITEDELWEEYDGEQPEGTLVVNDRIADNMLQQLLTRTGEYDVIATMNLNGDYMSDAAGAQIGGLGIAPGANFGEARCLAEPVHGSAPKYAGEDKVNPTAMILSGRLMLEYMGWKDAGQLVRDAVEETISSGQVTYDLERQIEGGTKLATSEFADKVVENIEKLA from the coding sequence ATGGGCTACGATTACGACAAGGTCGACGTCCCCGAGGAGGGACAACAGATCGAGGTCACGGAAGACAAGACGCTCGACGTCCCCGAGAAACCGATCATCCCCATCATCCACGGGGACGGTATCGGGACGGACGTCGGCCCGGCCGCCCAGAAGGTGCTGGAGGCCGCCGCGCAGGCGACCGGTCGCGACATCGCCTGGATGCGCGTCTACGCCGGGTCGTCCGCTCGCGACATGTACGGCGAGAACCTGCCCGACGACACCGTCGAGGCAATCAAGGAGTTCAACGTCGCCATCAAGGGGCCGCTGACGACGCCCGTCGGCGCCGGCTTCCGCTCGCTGAACGTCGCCCTGCGAAAGACGCTCGACCTCTACGCGAACGTCCGCCCGACCTACCACATCGACGGCGTCCCCTCCCCCGTCAAGGAACCCGAGCAGATGGACATGATCACCTTCCGGGAGAACACCGAGGACGTCTACGCCGGCATCGAGTGGGAGGCCGGCACCGAGGAGGTCGAGCAGGTCAAGGAATTCGTCGAGGACGAGATGGACTTCGACCAGACCATCCACGACGGCCCGGTCGGCATCGGCGTCAAGCCGATCACCGAGTTCGGGACCAAGCGCCTGGTCCGCGAGGCCATCGACTACGCCATCGAGGAGGACAAGGACACCGTCACCCTGGTCCACAAGGGTAACATCATGAAGTTCACCGAGGGTGCCTTCCGTGACTGGGGCTACGAGGTCGCCGAGGAGGAGTACGGCGAGGACGTCATCACCGAGGACGAGCTCTGGGAGGAGTACGACGGCGAACAGCCCGAGGGCACGCTGGTCGTCAACGACCGCATCGCCGACAACATGCTCCAGCAGCTGCTGACCCGGACCGGCGAGTACGACGTCATCGCGACGATGAACCTCAACGGGGACTACATGTCCGACGCCGCCGGCGCACAGATCGGTGGCCTCGGCATCGCCCCCGGCGCGAACTTCGGCGAGGCCCGCTGTCTCGCAGAGCCGGTCCACGGCTCCGCGCCGAAGTACGCCGGCGAGGACAAGGTCAACCCGACCGCGATGATCCTCTCGGGCCGCCTGATGCTCGAGTACATGGGCTGGAAGGACGCCGGCCAGCTGGTCCGGGACGCCGTCGAGGAGACCATCTCCTCCGGGCAGGTCACCTACGACCTGGAGCGCCAGATCGAGGGCGGCACGAAGCTCGCCACCAGCGAGTTCGCCGACAAGGTCGTCGAGAATATCGAGAAATTGGCGTAA
- the map gene encoding type II methionyl aminopeptidase yields the protein MSDVDFDSEQYEKCREAGEILAQVRDEAAERVEVGVSHLEVAEWAEDKIRELGGEPAFPVNISIDEEAAHATPGRDDETVFGEEMVNLDIGVHVDGWLADTAVTVDLSGRDELTAASAEALDAALEVAGPGVDVGEIGAAVEEVIDGYGYNPVVNLTGHGLGHWEQHTSPNIPNREVSQGATLEPGMVVAIEPFATDGRGKVQEGADEEIFALEREGSVRNRQARQVLEQVVEEYRTLPFAARWLDSPRASMALRRLKQADLVHGYPVLKEEDGTYVSQKEHTVIVTEDGVEVTTRSR from the coding sequence ATGAGCGATGTGGACTTCGACTCCGAGCAGTACGAGAAGTGCCGCGAGGCCGGCGAGATTCTGGCGCAGGTCCGCGACGAGGCAGCAGAGCGCGTCGAGGTGGGCGTCTCCCACCTCGAGGTGGCCGAGTGGGCCGAGGACAAGATCCGCGAACTCGGCGGCGAACCCGCGTTCCCGGTCAACATCTCCATCGACGAGGAGGCCGCCCACGCGACCCCCGGGCGCGACGACGAGACGGTCTTCGGCGAGGAGATGGTCAACCTTGACATCGGCGTCCACGTCGACGGCTGGCTGGCCGACACCGCGGTGACGGTCGACCTCTCGGGCCGCGACGAACTGACCGCGGCGTCGGCGGAGGCGCTGGACGCCGCGCTCGAGGTGGCGGGCCCCGGCGTCGACGTCGGGGAGATCGGGGCGGCCGTCGAGGAGGTCATCGACGGCTACGGGTACAACCCCGTCGTCAACCTCACCGGCCACGGCCTGGGCCACTGGGAACAGCACACCTCGCCGAACATCCCGAACCGCGAGGTCTCCCAGGGCGCGACGCTCGAACCGGGGATGGTCGTCGCCATCGAACCGTTCGCCACCGACGGCCGCGGGAAGGTCCAGGAGGGCGCCGACGAGGAGATCTTCGCCCTCGAACGGGAGGGGTCGGTCCGGAATCGACAGGCCCGCCAGGTCCTCGAACAGGTCGTCGAGGAGTACAGGACGCTACCCTTCGCCGCCCGGTGGCTCGACTCGCCGCGGGCCAGCATGGCCCTGCGACGGCTCAAGCAGGCCGACCTCGTCCACGGGTACCCCGTCCTCAAGGAGGAAGACGGGACGTACGTCAGTCAGAAGGAACACACCGTCATCGTCACCGAGGACGGTGTGGAAGTGACGACCCGGTCGCGATAG
- a CDS encoding HIT family protein: MDQVFAPWRIEWVERDEKNPDVDCVFCSFRDDDADREHNVVARSDHAFVLLNNYPYNPGHVMVIPHAHTGSYGDLDDETLLDHAHLKQRTFAALESAMEPNGFNAGLNLGGPAAGGSIGDHLHTHVVPRWEGDTNFMPVVADTTVIVEAVEDTYDRLRGAFAEQDGTTLPGPDAAVRVETPPKGL, encoded by the coding sequence ATGGACCAGGTGTTTGCGCCGTGGCGGATCGAGTGGGTCGAACGGGACGAGAAGAACCCCGACGTCGATTGCGTGTTCTGTTCGTTCCGCGACGACGACGCGGACCGGGAGCACAACGTCGTCGCCCGGAGCGACCACGCCTTCGTCCTGCTGAACAACTACCCGTACAACCCGGGCCACGTGATGGTCATCCCCCACGCCCACACCGGGTCGTACGGCGACCTCGACGACGAGACGCTGCTGGACCACGCCCATCTGAAACAGCGAACCTTCGCAGCCCTCGAGTCGGCGATGGAGCCAAACGGCTTCAACGCCGGCCTGAACCTCGGCGGGCCGGCCGCCGGCGGTTCCATCGGCGATCACCTCCACACGCACGTCGTCCCGCGCTGGGAGGGCGACACCAACTTCATGCCGGTCGTCGCGGACACGACGGTCATCGTCGAAGCGGTCGAGGACACCTACGACCGCCTCCGCGGGGCGTTCGCCGAGCAGGACGGGACCACCCTGCCCGGGCCCGATGCCGCCGTCCGGGTCGAGACGCCCCCAAAGGGTCTTTGA
- the deoC gene encoding deoxyribose-phosphate aldolase, whose product MDVPERIEHTVLGPTTTPDDVRACLDAARRHGMRACVPPGYVPLAAEYANVPLVTVLDFPHGQGATVPVCRAAQQAWDDGADELDVVCNVGLLKAGADEAVRDQVAEVVAAVPVPVKIIVEAPLLTDAELHRVGALVAEADADFLKTATGFSEGGATVHDVEILSQYRPVKASGGVGSWDEAEALFEAGAERIGASSGDVIVEEWRGQRDGAATDAA is encoded by the coding sequence ATGGACGTCCCCGAGCGCATCGAACACACCGTCCTCGGACCGACAACGACGCCCGACGACGTGCGGGCCTGCCTGGACGCGGCGCGTCGCCACGGCATGCGAGCGTGCGTCCCCCCGGGTTACGTCCCGCTCGCCGCCGAGTACGCGAACGTCCCGCTCGTGACGGTGCTCGACTTTCCACACGGCCAGGGCGCGACGGTCCCGGTCTGTCGGGCCGCCCAGCAGGCCTGGGACGACGGGGCCGACGAGCTCGACGTGGTGTGTAACGTCGGCCTGCTGAAAGCCGGCGCGGACGAGGCCGTCCGCGACCAGGTCGCCGAGGTGGTCGCGGCCGTCCCCGTCCCCGTGAAGATCATCGTCGAGGCGCCGCTGCTGACCGACGCGGAACTCCACCGCGTGGGTGCGCTCGTCGCCGAGGCCGACGCGGACTTCCTCAAGACTGCCACCGGGTTCAGCGAGGGTGGCGCCACCGTCCACGACGTCGAGATACTGAGTCAGTACCGACCGGTGAAAGCCAGTGGCGGCGTCGGGTCGTGGGACGAGGCCGAGGCACTGTTCGAGGCCGGGGCCGAACGAATCGGGGCGTCGAGCGGCGACGTCATCGTTGAGGAGTGGCGCGGCCAGCGCGACGGAGCGGCGACCGACGCGGCCTGA
- a CDS encoding nucleoside phosphorylase, whose amino-acid sequence MAKQPHLLVEPGDLNDLALVPGDPGRVDRIAGHCEDSEVVAQNREYKLVNATYEGRDLTICSTGIGSPSTAIAVEELEAVGVETLIRVGTTGALQEGIEIGDMVVATGAAKDEGTTGRYEDDTVPAVPDYDVLSALVDAAEANDEDVHVGPIATDDAFYAETDEYVENWEGAGLLAVEMEAAALFSLARRKGLRAGAICTVDGNLVEGTQKGETEADELPAKAKDNVERAIELGLSAAASL is encoded by the coding sequence ATGGCGAAACAACCCCACCTGCTCGTCGAACCGGGCGACCTGAACGACCTCGCGCTCGTCCCGGGCGACCCCGGTCGCGTCGACCGCATCGCCGGCCACTGCGAGGACAGCGAGGTCGTCGCACAGAACCGCGAGTACAAGCTCGTCAACGCCACCTACGAGGGACGCGACCTGACGATCTGCTCGACCGGCATCGGGTCGCCCTCGACCGCCATCGCCGTCGAGGAACTCGAGGCCGTCGGCGTCGAGACGCTCATCCGCGTCGGCACCACCGGCGCGCTCCAGGAGGGCATCGAGATCGGCGACATGGTCGTCGCCACCGGCGCCGCGAAGGACGAGGGGACGACCGGGCGCTACGAGGACGACACGGTTCCGGCGGTCCCCGACTACGACGTGCTCTCGGCGCTCGTCGACGCGGCCGAGGCAAACGACGAGGACGTCCACGTCGGCCCCATCGCGACGGACGACGCCTTCTACGCCGAGACCGACGAATACGTCGAGAACTGGGAGGGTGCGGGCCTCCTCGCGGTGGAGATGGAGGCCGCCGCGCTCTTCTCGCTGGCCCGCCGGAAGGGCCTCCGTGCGGGCGCTATCTGCACCGTCGACGGCAACCTCGTCGAGGGGACCCAGAAGGGCGAGACCGAGGCCGACGAGCTGCCCGCGAAGGCAAAGGACAACGTCGAGCGGGCCATCGAACTCGGCCTGAGCGCCGCGGCGTCGCTGTAG
- a CDS encoding cation diffusion facilitator family transporter — translation MSRRSTLRRVGLLVLTVNLALVVLKGVVWMASGSLAVQSEAVNSAADTTYSLVIVAGLYLTTQPPDFEHPHGHERIEPFVSLFVAAGIFVAGGVVLWQAGSALLTGNVSVTSGPAAIGVLLLSAAAKYGLYRYCLAAGRERNSPALVATAKDNRNDILTAGAALVGVAGALLGFPVADPLAAIVVAVGILYTGVEVVRDNVTYLVGGAPPEELRREILNRALAHPDVEGAHDVIAHYVGPEIDVSLHIEVEGDRTLNEAHDIETAVIQAVKDLPEVDDVFVHVDPKELGEWKEDDEVERLADW, via the coding sequence ATGTCGCGCCGTAGTACCCTCCGGCGGGTCGGCCTCCTCGTGCTGACGGTCAACCTGGCCCTGGTCGTCCTGAAGGGGGTCGTCTGGATGGCCTCGGGCAGCCTCGCCGTCCAGTCCGAGGCGGTCAACAGCGCGGCCGACACGACCTACTCGCTGGTCATCGTCGCCGGCCTCTACCTGACGACCCAGCCGCCGGACTTCGAACACCCCCACGGCCACGAACGCATCGAACCGTTCGTCTCGCTGTTCGTCGCGGCGGGCATCTTCGTCGCCGGCGGCGTCGTGCTCTGGCAGGCCGGCAGTGCCCTCCTGACTGGGAACGTCAGCGTCACCAGCGGGCCGGCCGCAATCGGCGTGTTGCTCCTCTCGGCGGCCGCGAAGTACGGCCTCTATCGCTACTGTCTGGCGGCCGGCCGGGAGCGCAACTCCCCGGCGCTGGTCGCGACGGCCAAGGACAACCGCAACGACATTCTGACTGCTGGCGCGGCGCTCGTCGGCGTCGCCGGTGCACTGCTGGGCTTCCCCGTCGCCGACCCGCTGGCGGCCATCGTCGTCGCCGTCGGTATCCTCTACACCGGGGTCGAGGTGGTCCGGGACAACGTCACCTACCTCGTCGGCGGCGCGCCGCCGGAGGAACTCCGCCGGGAAATCCTGAACCGCGCGCTCGCCCACCCGGACGTCGAGGGCGCCCACGACGTCATCGCCCACTACGTCGGCCCCGAGATCGACGTGAGCCTCCACATCGAGGTGGAGGGCGACCGGACCCTGAACGAGGCCCACGACATCGAGACGGCCGTCATCCAGGCGGTCAAGGACCTACCGGAGGTCGACGACGTCTTCGTCCACGTCGACCCCAAGGAGCTCGGGGAGTGGAAGGAGGACGACGAGGTGGAGCGACTGGCCGACTGGTGA
- a CDS encoding isoaspartyl peptidase/L-asparaginase, whose product MHVVVHGGAGSAPADPVARQETLGAAAADASTVEDPLEAVCAAVRPLERDPAFNAGVGGAVQSDGTVRTDAGVMTADGVAGGACAMPGVAHATDVACVVARETPHLLLAGDPAVELARAAGIETDETLLTDETHDRWTAADPPGGDRLDHLAWVREHFQGTDTVGAVATDGDRLAVSTSTAGRWFALAGRVGDVPQLGAGFYADERGGASVTGDGEAIARFGLARRVVAALETFGPRRAVDETLAAFDAETGGKAGVVVMDAAGHVGVEYNTEAMQTARAQR is encoded by the coding sequence ATGCACGTCGTCGTCCACGGCGGGGCCGGCAGCGCGCCCGCGGACCCCGTCGCCCGACAGGAGACGCTCGGTGCGGCCGCGGCAGACGCGAGCACCGTCGAGGACCCGCTCGAGGCAGTCTGTGCGGCCGTCCGGCCGCTCGAACGGGACCCGGCGTTCAACGCGGGCGTCGGCGGCGCCGTCCAGAGCGACGGGACGGTCCGGACCGACGCGGGCGTGATGACCGCCGACGGCGTCGCCGGGGGGGCCTGCGCGATGCCCGGCGTGGCACACGCCACCGACGTGGCGTGCGTCGTCGCCCGCGAGACGCCACACCTCCTGCTCGCGGGCGACCCGGCGGTCGAGCTCGCCCGGGCGGCCGGTATCGAGACCGACGAGACGCTGCTGACCGACGAGACGCACGATCGCTGGACGGCGGCCGACCCGCCCGGCGGCGACCGGCTCGACCACCTCGCGTGGGTGCGCGAGCACTTCCAGGGGACCGACACCGTAGGCGCGGTGGCGACCGACGGCGACCGACTCGCCGTGAGCACCTCGACGGCCGGCCGGTGGTTCGCGCTGGCCGGTCGGGTCGGCGACGTCCCGCAGCTGGGCGCGGGCTTCTACGCCGACGAGCGCGGCGGGGCGAGCGTGACCGGCGACGGGGAGGCCATCGCGCGGTTCGGTCTCGCCCGGCGCGTCGTCGCGGCGCTGGAGACCTTCGGACCGCGACGGGCCGTCGACGAGACCCTCGCGGCCTTCGACGCCGAGACCGGCGGCAAGGCCGGCGTCGTCGTGATGGACGCGGCCGGCCACGTCGGGGTCGAGTACAACACCGAAGCGATGCAGACCGCGCGAGCCCAGCGGTAG
- a CDS encoding DUF63 family protein, translating to MILPTGFGLPPLLYLLVLVGGTVLVGSLLWALEPPIDQRTVVALAPWMAIGGVLHAFNQRPIAAYDATVQPLFGTPAVYMSTFITVGLTWVVLSLVGVQRGSARNISRNLGLVGTGVLTVLLVIAIAMAVQSDRLSVIWPTASVVVAAVVSLVTVAVVAFWRTPVFVRTRYAAPVVVFAHALDGVSTAVGTDVLGIGERSPLPREIMEFAGTLPTAPFFGSGWLFILVKLLVAVAVVVLMHQYLEDEPAEASLLVSFVAAVGLGPASNNVVLFLFLPQ from the coding sequence ATGATACTGCCTACGGGGTTCGGACTCCCGCCGTTGCTGTATCTCCTCGTGCTCGTCGGCGGGACGGTCCTGGTCGGGTCGCTCCTGTGGGCGCTGGAACCGCCAATCGACCAGCGCACGGTCGTCGCCCTCGCGCCGTGGATGGCCATCGGCGGGGTGCTCCACGCGTTCAACCAGCGCCCCATCGCGGCCTACGACGCGACCGTCCAGCCGCTGTTTGGCACGCCGGCGGTGTACATGTCGACGTTCATCACTGTCGGGCTGACCTGGGTCGTCCTCTCGCTGGTGGGCGTCCAGCGCGGGTCGGCGAGGAACATCAGCCGCAACCTGGGCCTGGTCGGGACGGGGGTCCTGACGGTCCTGCTGGTCATCGCCATCGCGATGGCGGTGCAGTCGGACCGCCTGAGCGTCATCTGGCCGACGGCCTCTGTCGTCGTCGCCGCCGTCGTCTCGCTGGTGACGGTGGCCGTCGTCGCGTTCTGGCGGACGCCGGTCTTCGTCCGTACGCGCTACGCCGCGCCGGTGGTCGTGTTCGCCCACGCGCTCGACGGGGTCTCGACGGCCGTGGGGACCGACGTCCTCGGCATCGGCGAGCGCTCGCCGCTCCCGCGGGAGATAATGGAGTTCGCCGGAACGCTCCCGACGGCTCCCTTCTTCGGGTCGGGGTGGCTCTTCATCCTCGTCAAACTGCTCGTGGCCGTGGCCGTGGTCGTCCTGATGCACCAGTACCTCGAGGACGAACCGGCCGAGGCGAGCCTGCTGGTCTCGTTCGTCGCCGCCGTCGGTCTCGGCCCGGCGAGCAACAACGTGGTGCTGTTCCTCTTTCTCCCCCAATAA
- a CDS encoding tRNA (N(6)-L-threonylcarbamoyladenosine(37)-C(2))-methylthiotransferase codes for MARYHIETYGCTSNRGETQQIEQALREGGHHPADGPESADVAILNTCTVLEKTERNMLERARELDAETPADLVITGCMALAQGEQFREAGVDAEVLHWDDVPQHVLNGECPTVTPDTETVLNGVVGILPIARGCMSDCSYCITKQATGRIDSPSVEENVQKARALVHAGAKELRITGQDTGVYGWDTNQGTSRLPELLDRICTEIDGEFRVRVGMANPKGLHGVREDLAAVFAEHDELYNFIHAPVQSGSDDVLADMRRQHDVDEYLEVVEAFDEALDYWTLSTDFIVGFPTEDPEDHEQSMALLRETHPEKINVTRFSKRPGTDAAEMKGLGGQTKKDRSKAMTELKMDLTGAAYEEMIGRESSVLLVEDGTDASLVGYDEAYRQVVVADAEDRGLAVGDVVDVEVTSHNTVYAFGEPLSRARLAD; via the coding sequence ATGGCTCGCTACCACATCGAGACGTACGGGTGTACCTCCAACAGAGGGGAGACCCAGCAGATCGAGCAGGCGCTCCGCGAGGGAGGCCACCACCCCGCCGACGGCCCCGAGTCGGCGGACGTAGCCATCCTCAACACCTGTACGGTCCTCGAGAAGACCGAGCGCAACATGCTCGAGCGAGCCAGGGAACTCGACGCGGAGACGCCCGCGGACCTCGTGATAACCGGCTGTATGGCGCTCGCCCAGGGTGAGCAGTTCCGCGAGGCGGGCGTCGACGCCGAGGTGCTCCACTGGGACGACGTGCCCCAGCACGTCCTCAACGGCGAGTGTCCGACCGTGACGCCAGACACCGAGACGGTACTGAACGGGGTGGTCGGCATCCTCCCGATCGCTCGCGGGTGCATGTCCGATTGCTCCTACTGCATCACCAAGCAGGCGACCGGCCGCATCGACTCGCCGAGCGTCGAAGAGAACGTCCAGAAGGCCCGCGCACTCGTCCACGCGGGCGCGAAGGAACTCCGAATCACCGGCCAGGACACCGGCGTCTACGGCTGGGACACCAACCAGGGGACGAGTCGCCTGCCCGAACTGCTGGACCGCATCTGCACCGAGATCGACGGCGAGTTCCGCGTCCGCGTCGGGATGGCCAACCCGAAGGGACTCCACGGCGTGCGCGAGGACCTCGCGGCCGTCTTCGCCGAGCACGACGAGCTGTACAACTTCATCCACGCGCCCGTGCAGTCTGGCAGCGACGACGTGCTCGCGGACATGCGCCGTCAACACGACGTGGACGAGTATCTGGAGGTCGTCGAGGCCTTCGACGAGGCGCTCGACTACTGGACGCTCTCGACGGACTTCATCGTCGGCTTCCCCACCGAGGATCCCGAGGACCACGAGCAGTCGATGGCCCTGCTGCGGGAGACTCACCCCGAGAAGATCAACGTCACGCGCTTCTCGAAGCGGCCCGGAACCGACGCCGCCGAGATGAAGGGGCTGGGCGGCCAGACGAAGAAGGACCGCTCGAAGGCGATGACCGAGCTGAAGATGGACCTGACCGGCGCGGCCTACGAGGAGATGATCGGCCGCGAGTCGTCGGTCCTGCTGGTCGAGGACGGCACCGACGCCTCGCTCGTGGGCTACGACGAGGCCTACCGGCAGGTCGTCGTCGCCGACGCCGAGGACCGCGGGCTGGCGGTCGGCGACGTCGTCGACGTCGAGGTGACGAGCCACAACACCGTCTACGCCTTCGGCGAACCGCTCTCCCGGGCACGACTCGCCGACTGA
- a CDS encoding HPP family protein, which yields MLDRIAERVRLAAARARRFERRELQDLRRWLERTDHLVHLSVLVFVPLLIWVVTAVANAIPSLSFLLFPPLAAGTFTLFVDPHGKYSNPGQFVAGLTIGAACGLAALWLSGAVLTPRTGTFQVNATAAAFAVFATGAITWPLDIEEPSAHATALLTLLVQPDQRLAFLGSIFLASSLVAGVFVVWRDQFYDRRATYIYESTQGDDRVLVPMRGDHAGRTAMLGARLAAAHEAGKVVLLDIVSDTAAAEAERSLLEDSDETPQHDGGHALDPTGGDTPGSLTGADNLKAQVDWLETHAARIETQVGVPCQVAVAVDTGTPAATAIQTADEASCDLVVAPYESEHGALSPFLRRLFRAELDVVVHRSRSERTRWKEVLVPVRRASDVANRMVDFATRLAGKSGRVAVGTCIGDRDDRRRAEEMLASLVDPFDGDIETRVSRSAITDFLSSTGGAYDLVVIGASQDRSAASRFVSPPTFERLEDVETDVAIVDSGHV from the coding sequence ATGCTCGACCGAATCGCCGAACGGGTCCGTCTCGCCGCGGCGCGGGCCCGGCGATTCGAACGGCGCGAACTCCAGGACCTGCGGCGGTGGCTCGAGCGGACCGACCACCTCGTCCACCTCTCGGTGCTGGTGTTCGTCCCGCTACTCATCTGGGTGGTCACGGCCGTCGCCAACGCCATCCCGTCGCTGAGCTTCCTGCTCTTCCCGCCGCTGGCGGCCGGCACCTTCACGCTGTTCGTCGACCCACACGGCAAGTACTCGAACCCGGGCCAGTTCGTGGCCGGGTTGACCATCGGGGCCGCCTGCGGGCTGGCGGCGCTGTGGCTGTCCGGCGCCGTGCTGACGCCGCGAACCGGCACCTTCCAGGTCAACGCGACGGCCGCGGCCTTCGCCGTCTTCGCGACGGGCGCGATCACGTGGCCACTGGACATCGAGGAACCGTCGGCCCACGCGACGGCGCTGCTGACGCTGCTCGTCCAGCCCGACCAGCGCCTCGCGTTCCTGGGCAGCATCTTCCTCGCGAGCTCGCTCGTCGCCGGCGTCTTCGTCGTCTGGCGCGACCAGTTCTACGACCGGCGCGCCACCTACATCTACGAGTCGACGCAGGGCGACGACCGGGTGCTCGTTCCGATGCGCGGGGACCACGCCGGCCGGACGGCGATGCTTGGGGCGCGACTCGCCGCCGCCCACGAGGCGGGCAAGGTGGTCCTGCTGGACATCGTCTCGGACACGGCGGCCGCCGAGGCCGAACGCTCGCTGCTCGAGGACTCCGACGAGACGCCCCAACACGACGGTGGTCACGCCCTGGACCCGACCGGCGGCGACACGCCGGGCAGTCTCACGGGCGCGGACAACCTCAAGGCCCAGGTCGACTGGCTCGAGACCCACGCCGCCCGCATCGAGACGCAGGTCGGGGTCCCCTGCCAGGTGGCCGTCGCCGTCGACACGGGCACGCCCGCCGCGACGGCGATCCAGACGGCCGACGAGGCGAGCTGCGACCTCGTCGTCGCGCCCTACGAGAGCGAGCACGGCGCCCTCTCTCCGTTCCTCCGGCGCCTGTTCCGGGCCGAGCTGGACGTCGTCGTCCACCGCTCGCGAAGCGAGCGGACCCGCTGGAAGGAGGTCCTCGTCCCGGTCCGGCGGGCCAGCGACGTCGCCAACCGGATGGTGGACTTCGCGACGCGGTTGGCGGGCAAGAGCGGTCGAGTGGCCGTCGGCACGTGCATCGGCGACCGGGACGACAGGCGGCGGGCCGAGGAGATGCTGGCGAGCCTCGTCGATCCCTTCGACGGCGACATCGAGACGCGGGTCAGTCGCTCGGCCATCACCGACTTCCTCTCGTCGACCGGGGGCGCCTACGACCTGGTCGTCATCGGTGCCAGTCAGGACCGCAGCGCCGCATCGCGGTTCGTCTCGCCGCCGACCTTCGAGCGGCTCGAGGACGTCGAGACGGACGTGGCCATCGTCGACAGCGGCCACGTGTAG
- a CDS encoding NAD-binding protein: protein MDWSRDWLGARATILLPTLVAVLSFATGVINISDVTVSGPLAVYIPETIQRTAGFTGALTGFSLLLSVVGLRRRLRIAWYATVVLLPVSAVQGLVQTSAFSFPLVVLSLVSLPTMLLNRHRFTRSVDLTTAQLAAGAALVAAQVYGTVGTYALRDEFGNVSTLTDAFYYSIVTASTVGYGDLTPQTQQAKLFAMSVVVLGTASFAIALGSLLGPAIEQRLSEALGRMTDAQLDLLEDHVLVLGYGDMTEPVLEEFADAVDYIVITEDKDVASRLQQRDIPVLTADPSDEDPLIRAGIADARAVVVATSNDAQDALAILTANNLNPDVNIVAAAAERENIEKLRRAGADTVISPMVIGGHLLVQSALGQKGMESLADHITEVDDEETAAEFTDEDE, encoded by the coding sequence ATGGACTGGTCGCGCGACTGGCTCGGGGCACGGGCGACGATACTCCTGCCGACGCTGGTGGCCGTCCTCTCCTTTGCGACGGGGGTCATCAACATCAGCGACGTCACGGTCTCGGGCCCGCTCGCGGTGTACATCCCGGAGACGATCCAGCGGACCGCCGGTTTCACCGGCGCGCTCACCGGGTTCTCGTTGCTGCTGAGCGTCGTCGGCCTGCGCCGCCGACTCCGTATCGCCTGGTACGCAACCGTCGTCTTGCTCCCGGTGTCGGCGGTGCAGGGGCTCGTCCAGACGTCGGCGTTCTCGTTCCCGCTGGTCGTCCTGTCGCTCGTCTCGCTGCCGACGATGCTGCTGAACCGTCATCGGTTCACGCGGTCCGTCGACCTGACGACGGCCCAGCTGGCCGCCGGGGCCGCCCTGGTCGCGGCGCAGGTGTACGGGACCGTCGGCACGTACGCGCTGCGCGACGAGTTCGGCAACGTCTCGACGCTGACCGACGCCTTCTACTACTCCATCGTCACCGCCAGCACGGTCGGCTACGGCGACCTCACGCCCCAGACTCAGCAGGCGAAACTGTTCGCGATGTCGGTCGTCGTCCTCGGGACGGCCAGTTTCGCCATCGCGCTGGGATCGCTGCTGGGGCCGGCCATCGAACAACGCCTCTCGGAGGCACTCGGACGCATGACTGACGCACAACTAGACCTGCTCGAGGACCACGTGCTGGTCCTGGGCTACGGCGACATGACCGAACCGGTACTCGAAGAGTTCGCGGACGCGGTGGACTACATCGTCATCACGGAGGACAAGGACGTCGCCTCGCGCCTCCAGCAACGGGACATCCCGGTGTTGACCGCGGACCCCAGCGACGAGGACCCGCTGATACGGGCCGGCATCGCCGATGCGCGGGCGGTGGTGGTCGCCACGAGCAACGACGCGCAGGACGCCCTGGCGATACTGACGGCGAACAACCTCAACCCCGACGTCAACATCGTCGCGGCCGCCGCCGAGCGCGAGAACATCGAGAAGCTCCGCCGTGCCGGGGCCGATACGGTCATCAGCCCGATGGTCATCGGGGGCCATCTGCTGGTCCAGTCGGCGCTGGGCCAGAAGGGGATGGAGAGCCTGGCCGACCACATCACCGAGGTCGACGACGAGGAGACGGCCGCGGAGTTCACCGACGAGGACGAGTAG